AGAGAGAGTGTAGAGGGCCTGTTGAATATCCGTAGGAGTGAATGCAGCAGCCGTGTGAGCTTGATTCGGATGTGGCCCTAAGATGCCGGCAGTGGGGTTATGTGGCCGCGGGTTGGTCGGGTAGGGGCAAGGCGGTGTGCCATAGGGAGGATCGGTGTTATTGATGAGAGAACCCCATTGCTGAGCCGTCCAAGAGTTGGGAAAAACTATGTAAGGATGTTGGGACTGACCCCCGTAACCACGACTGCCGCCCCTAGAGCCGGAACGACCACGGCCACGGGAACGGCCCCGGCCGCGGCTGCGAGAGGTAGTGTAGGAGTAGGTAGAAGGCTGGTCAGCCGATGCGGAAGGGCTGGCCGCGGCTGCGAGAGCGGTGGAGGAGGCGGAGGCGGCGCGTGTGGCCTGAGCTttctttttagtttcttccaTGGTAAGACGGGAGCGACATTCACTGAATTCGGGTAAGGGATCCCGGTGTTGTAGGACCGTGGAGATGCTGTCATAGGCGTCGGTCAGGCCACTTAAAAGCTGGGTGACCAGACGTTGGTTGTCAATCGGTGCCCCGACATTCTTTAGTTGGTCTGCCAGATGCTTAACCTGTTGACAGTAGGCGGACATGGAGGGGAAAGCATCAAGATGAATGTTGGAGAACTGCTGTTGGAGTTGAACCTGACGAGCACTTTTATTATCACTGAAGTGATCAGCAACCGCGGTCCAAGCTTCGCATGCGGTTTAGCCTGGGGTGAGAATTATGCGGAGGAGATCAGTAGAGATGGTGCCATAAATCCACTGTAGGACAATGGAGTCAAGGCGTTTCCAGAGGGCCTCCGACTCGGCCAGGGCAGCGGCTTCAGCTGAGCCGGCGGCGGGAGCAGGGGCGGCAGCGGGTGTCTTGGGTTTGAGGTGGTCAAGGACCTGGTAGACGCTGCAGTGGACCTCAAAGAGGGCGGTCTAGGTGGTGTAGTCAGAAGTTTCGGCCTCAAGGGTGATGGGAATCATGTTTTTGATGTTGTTGACCGTCATGGCCGGGTGAATCTTGGTTTCCATAGGAGCAGATTGAGAGAGGCAGCAAGGAAGGGGGAGGGTGCGACGGCAACGGGAAGAAGAAGAGGGGGGAGGGCGACAGCGATTTAGGGTTTTGGTCACTGGACTCGTGATACCATATAGGAATGTGAATTCTTGCCTTCATTCAATAGTAAAGGTTACAATGTATACATCATTGCAATACGCTAAATATGGAAACGATATCAAAGATATGCTATACAAAATATATACAATATATGCGCTAATACAAAAAGAGACAAAGACCAAAAATGACAGAGATATTATTATATGTAGTCATTATTCaatatttattaaaatataaacTAGTTTATATAATTATTCTTTAACCACTTTACTTAACAATTTAATCCATTAACTTTCATTTAACAATTTAGCCATTAGCCCAATAAACAGTTGTAACTCAAGGCCAATTAACCCGACCCATTTAAATTTGAagttaaataaaataacccaaccCAACCGCCCCTTCCAATTCTTTCTCCCGCTCTCTTCTTCTGATCGTAATTTTAAACATatttgtaatgacgtttgacgtgttttgatggttatataaatttttagtttgatgttcttttggtTTATATGGCCCGACCCGAGCCCACCCGATATGAAccgaattttttttatatacctaggggcctaaaatttttaaaaatatatcgCACCCCCAgggaaaaattcctgggtccgccactgagcACGTGTTGACGATTCTGTGAATCCGCCGGTTATGCGAGGACAAATTCTTGACGAAGACATTGTTATTTCCGAGGAAACCATACGCAACGCGTTACAGTTCAATGACAGTCCAAACGATCCTGTTACATTACCGGGTCGATTATTGAAAGGTTGATTGATGCGGATGAAGTATTCTAATGATCCGATAGAATCGATGCCCAACAAAGCAAATTTCCCGAAACAGTTGAAGTATCTGTTACATGTTATCATCCGCTGCTTGGGGCCACGTAAATCAGGCTATGATGTGGCGCGTGACACGTTGATTTCAGCACTGGTAGCTTTGGTTCTGAACAAACCGTTCAACTTTTCGGGAATGTTATTTCTGCATCTATCAGAGAATCTTGGGAAGAAGGTGAAGCGTAAAGAAAAATTACAACGGTCAATGCACCTATAACTAGCTCTGCTCCTAATGTTTCACCGTTTCAACTTCCAAACATTGAAGATATTGGAAACATGTCTATGCAAATGCAACTGCTCTATCTAACACATTTAGTCTATCAACAAGCCGAACAAATCAAAGAACTAAGCACGAGATGCGGCAAAGTCACAACAAATTGAAGTTTATGATAATGATAGAAAATCATTCAAAGCGTTTATTAGAAAATCTGAAGAACAGAACAAGCGTTTATCATCAAAGTCACAAGATACAGAGAAAGACAAGCAGATTGCAGCTCTTGAATCTAGCGTGGATTCACAACAAGGTGCTATCGAAACACTACAAGTGTTAGTAGCTTCGTTATTATCCAAATCACGTGCTCAAGGGGAGAATGACAATAATGGTGACAAAGATAAAGAAAATGATGATGGAAATGAAATCTTTTGTGTGGAAGCTCGTGAAGGACACTGTAGTGATCGTAAGTTCTTTCAAGTTTTAACTATTCttggttattattattattattatcattagtTATTATTTCATATGCAAACCCATATATTTTCAGCTTATCTATCTTGATATAACATCGTTAAGACGTTCAAGCAATAAACTTTTGGAGTGATGAAAAAAtgtgaaaattttgaaatttgcGAAATTAAGAATTTATCTGGGAGTAAAGAGTGGCTCAAGAAGAATCAGAGTTGGAGGTTCGTTTTTATTTTCATACTTTATTAATATAATGTGAAATTATTATAAAGATTTGCATGTGAAGTATGGAGATTATTATAAAGATTTGCATGAATTTCACTTGTAAATCTTTAACATCTTTTTTTGTTGAATTCACATGTGAATTACTGAATGTTCTAAATGTTATTTACATTTGTTTTATATCTAAATATTAATGTTACATATTGTGTTTGAAACAGGTTAATATGATGTTTTGTGGTTGATGTTCTTGATGAACACAGTAAACCTGTGAAATAACAAAGCATAAGAGACTGTTGAAGATGTAAAGAAACTGAAGAGAATTTTAATGAAGCAGCCATGAAAGAAGATGCCATTAATGTAAATGATGTTATTGGTCAACATATATGAAAGTTATTGCAATCAATATAAATATGATGATTCTTTTCCCAATTTTCTTTGATGTTTCTTTTAAtgttaaagagttaattacacaaatgggtcctgtggtttatacctaatttcggctttgggtactaactttttattttaacagatttaggttctatggtttcaattttgtaacacctttgggtactaacaccaaaattagttaattaatgactaaaatacccttgcatttttttaagtttatcaatgtaacacatttgggtactaacacctaattttatttaagtttaaatcaattttacaaaatctattttttttattttcatctttttattatatctcttaattaacataaagtctatttatttttttattttcatatttttattaaatttcttatttaacataaaatctacttgttacacccgtattttttttaaatagattttttaaataaaatctagtagctatatagttttatgtaaattaaatttcttactagttttaaataatgtaaaccttactcgttttgaattttggatatatatgattgataataataataataataataataataataataataataataataataataataataaatatctttcatgtaaaaaaaattaagccattttaACTCATTtgttgttcatttacattttactattttagaaagatatttaattcacataaaatctactagttgcaccagtaaaatctactagctatatagttttatgtaaattaaaaatctattttacaaaaaaaaaaaaaaacgagttaaaaaaaggtttaatttttttttagttttatctaaaatacctagctatatagttttatgtaaattaaatatctttctaaaatagtaaaatgtaaatgaacaaaaaaactagttaaaaaaaggcttaaatttttttacatgaaagatatttattattatcaatcatttcaatccaaaattgaaaacgaaaatttaatttacataaaactatatagctagtagattttatttaaaaaatttatttaaaaaaatactggtgtaacaagtagattttatgttaaataagaaatttaataaaaatatgaaaataaaaaataaatagacgttatgttaattaagagatataataaaaagatgaaaataaaaaaaaatagattttgtaaaattgatttaaacttaaataaaattaggtgttagtacccaaatgtgttacattgataaacttaaaaaaatgcaagggtattttagtcattaattaactaattttggtgttagtacccaaaggtgttacaaaattgaaaccatagaacctaaatctgttaaaataaaaagttagtacccaaagacgaaattatgtataaaccacaggacccatttgtgtaattaactcaatGTTAAATATGGCATTTGATGACTGGCATTTGAAACGAAGAAACATCGTCAAGCGTCTAGATCTGACAAAGAAATTTGGATCTAGCAAGTCTGGTTTAGATGTGAAATGATGTAGCAAAGAAGAAAAAAACGATCCACACAATCTGGTTCGCGGTTCTCCAGTTCAACCCGGTTTTTTTATACCTGGCCGGTTAATTCGAAAACGGTGttcatttaatttaattaaacgaacaaatttttttgttcgtgttcgttcatttattaaataaagaaacataaacgaagaacaagttcatgaacgttcggttcgtttacaggcctagacCCGCCTATTTTGCCAGGTACAATAATCAGTTTCACAATATGCCAAAAATAAACGCAAACTATATTTAAGAATTTCAGTACTAAATTAAATTAGTAAACGAAAAGCCAAATTCGATTACTAGAATAATTATAGTTTGGAGTTAAGATACAAACATTATATATTCTTTTATTATCTTGTATTTAAATCAAACTCACCACCTTCACGCCAATCACTTTGCACACCTGTGTCTCCATTCTCCCTTTCCTCATCATTCAAGAAATCCTCAGATGGCTCTTTCTCATCTCTCTGATTGTTATTATCATTCCATCCATTCATCATTTCATCCGCATTcacttcctgttcttgctcaccCATTGCGCTGGCCCGTATTGGGGCCCGGGCCATCATCTCGGCCCGAGCCTGTTCGGCTTGAGCCATAGCTGCCATTCTCATATTAGCCGCTTGAGCTTCTCTGCCAGCCTTTTGTTGTTTTTCCATTTCTGCCCTCGCCTCCATTAAtgaccgtctttcttcttgaaagAGAGCTTGTTCGATTAATAGTCTTTCTTCTGAGCGGAACTCCCCGATGGCTCGTTTTCGAGAAATGATGTTGAAGGCGAGTACTTGTTTCTCGAAGGTGGCAGTGAATTCTGAGACTTTGTTGGCGATGCTTTGGTCCCATTGTTGGGTGCGGGATAGAACTTGGCCCATGGTGTCTGAATCAAGGATTCTGTCGTCTTCTTCGGCTTCATAGTCTGCTACTACATGGTATGGTAGCAGCCTGGAGacattataaaataaatttatcatttttataaaaaagtaAAGCAGTTGAATTTGCACAACATACCAGTACTTGCACATTTTACTAAATCTAAGATGTTAAGCCAAGTTACGATTAATTAAGAAACTGAATAGAAATATAGTCGCATCATTTTACCAATAACAACCAAAGAAGAAACATAAATCTGTAAGCTACATGAACGTAGCAACTGACACGATGTCTTGCACAATTAACAAACTAATGTTACATATTACTTAAAGATATTCGAGAAAAATGTGTGTTAATTCTCATTATATACTCAACATACAAGATAACCGCTAGCCAAACAGCGAATTCCACACTTAAAGCCTATAAAACCGCTTTTAGACCACCCGTACTGGGAACACACCCCATCACGCCAAGCAAACCCACCCCCGTGGGCGTGTTTGGGCTTTTTTTGCAAAAAATAAGTTGAGCCGTTTTATATATCACGCCGGAGAAGAAAATGGGTGACCAATGAGAGTTATCTCCTTTTCCTT
Above is a window of Helianthus annuus cultivar XRQ/B chromosome 14, HanXRQr2.0-SUNRISE, whole genome shotgun sequence DNA encoding:
- the LOC110908484 gene encoding putative mediator of RNA polymerase II transcription subunit 26, producing MEDAKSSQQQQQQQYLMLQQQNQQHQQQQFLLLQQIQQQQHKQQQVISRFPSNIDAHLRPLQRPIANHHQQQNSNPNAMALNSQIRAPNRTQVPSPANQVELQMAYQDAWRVCHPDFKRPFTSLEDACERLLPYHVVADYEAEEDDRILDSDTMGQVLSRTQQWDQSIANKVSEFTATFEKQVLAFNIISRKRAIGEFRSEERLLIEQALFQEERRSLMEARAEMEKQQKAGREAQAANMRMAAMAQAEQARAEMMARAPIRASAMGEQEQEVNADEMMNGWNDNNNQRDEKEPSEDFLNDEERENGDTGVQSDWREGGEFDLNTR